In Haliaeetus albicilla chromosome 3, bHalAlb1.1, whole genome shotgun sequence, the following are encoded in one genomic region:
- the ZPBP gene encoding zona pellucida-binding protein 1, whose amino-acid sequence MTTTKFISLLSLLENSSVQITPTGTLILRHFNLSGVYTCSIVYKLTATQPDKNLIIKYLIYAYSDPKNYYEFTAQYHTGPCNSSHNTSFEKALLQILSKLVAELSCEVTLIKSECHHVKMQRGGLQNEIFFTFSVASLDREKHNRLCQQSACDATRRLNKAKHLIERFFKQQVEVSRKSSEPLPEIYYIEGTLQMVWVDRCYPGYGMNALIHPDCPECCVICSPGSYNPSNGIHCLRCDSSLIYGATKC is encoded by the exons ATGACGACAACTAAATTTATTTCGTTATTGTCTTTACTAGAAAACAGCAGTGTGCAAATAACACCAACAGGAACTTTAATATTGAGACACTTCAACCTGAGTGGAGTTTACACTTGTTCCATTGTTTATAAGCTAACAGCAACGCAACCTGATAAAAACCTCATAATAAAATATCTTATTTATG cttaTTCTGATCCTAAAAATTACTATGAGTTCACAGCCCAGTATCATACAGGCCCCTGCAACAGTTCTCATAACACTTCTTTTGAGAAAGCATTGCTTCAGATACTAAGCAAACTTGTTGCTGAACTTTCTTGTGAGGTTACATTAATTAAGTCAGAATGCCATCATGTAAAAATGCAGAGAGGAGGTCTACAGAATGAAATCTTCTTTACATTTTCAG TTGCTTCCTTAGacagagaaaaacacaacagaCTATGTCAGCAAAGTGCTTGTGATGCAACTCGTAGACTAAACAAG GCAAAACACCTTATAGAGAGATTTTTTAAGCAACAAGTGGAAGTTAGCAGGAAAAGTTCTGAACCGTTGCCTGAAATATACTACATTGAAGGTACTCTGCAAATGGTATGGGTTGATCGCTGCTATCCAGGATATGGAATGAATGCTCTAATACATCCAGACTGTCCAGAGTGTTGTG TTATATGCAGTCCAGGATCATACAATCCTAGTAATGGAATTCACTGTCTTCGGTGTGACAGCAGTTTGATATATGGAGCAACAAAGTGCTAA